Proteins from one Pseudomonas grandcourensis genomic window:
- a CDS encoding efflux RND transporter periplasmic adaptor subunit: protein MKPLWALSIGLVLSACSKSEPPPTPVRPVLSIKVQTLNEEDLGRFAGSVQARYETDTGFRVGGRIASRNVDVGTEVEKGTLLATLDPSDQQNQLRSAQGDLSKIQAQLINAKATAQRQQALFDRGVGAQAQLDEANTDLKTTQASLDQARAAVNQSKDQLGYTELRSDHKAVVTKWSAEAGQVVSAGQQVVTLAQPDIKEAVIDLPDTLVDQLPSDVVFLVAAQLDPSINTTAIIREIEPKAQSATRTRRARLTLAETPPGFRLGTAISVTLSSAIKPRIELPVTALQEVDGKPRIWVIDAQSKTVSPRDIQVISRTDSTVVLAGGVKNGERVVSAGVNSLKPGQQVKIDEDSQ from the coding sequence ATGAAGCCTTTATGGGCGTTGTCCATCGGGCTGGTGCTGAGCGCCTGTTCCAAAAGCGAACCGCCGCCGACGCCGGTACGGCCGGTGCTGTCGATCAAGGTCCAGACCTTGAACGAAGAGGACCTGGGCCGCTTCGCCGGCAGCGTCCAGGCGCGCTATGAAACCGATACCGGCTTCCGTGTGGGCGGGCGAATCGCCAGCCGTAACGTCGATGTCGGCACCGAGGTGGAGAAGGGTACGCTGCTTGCCACCCTCGACCCTTCCGACCAGCAGAACCAATTGCGCTCGGCCCAGGGCGACCTGTCGAAAATCCAGGCGCAACTGATCAACGCCAAGGCCACGGCCCAGCGTCAGCAAGCCTTGTTTGACCGCGGGGTCGGAGCGCAAGCGCAACTCGACGAGGCCAACACGGACCTGAAAACCACCCAGGCCTCCCTCGATCAGGCCCGGGCGGCCGTCAACCAGAGCAAGGACCAACTGGGCTACACCGAGCTGCGCTCCGACCATAAAGCCGTGGTCACAAAGTGGAGTGCCGAGGCCGGGCAAGTGGTGTCGGCCGGTCAGCAAGTGGTGACCCTGGCGCAACCGGACATCAAGGAAGCGGTGATTGACCTGCCGGATACCCTGGTCGATCAACTACCCAGCGATGTGGTGTTCCTGGTCGCTGCGCAACTTGATCCAAGTATCAACACCACCGCCATCATCCGCGAAATCGAACCCAAGGCTCAAAGCGCCACACGCACCCGTCGCGCCCGCCTGACCCTGGCCGAAACGCCGCCCGGCTTTCGCTTGGGAACGGCCATCAGCGTCACCCTGAGCTCGGCGATCAAGCCGCGCATCGAGTTGCCGGTCACCGCGCTGCAGGAGGTCGATGGCAAGCCACGGATCTGGGTGATCGATGCACAGAGTAAAACCGTCTCTCCCCGTGACATCCAGGTGATCAGCCGTACCGACAGCACCGTGGTGCTGGCTGGCGGCGTGAAGAACGGCGAGCGGGTGGTCAGTGCCGGTGTGAACAGCCTCAAGCCGGGGCAACAAGTGAAAATCGACGAGGACAGTCAATGA